One segment of Erigeron canadensis isolate Cc75 chromosome 2, C_canadensis_v1, whole genome shotgun sequence DNA contains the following:
- the LOC122589937 gene encoding protein PATRONUS 2-like, with translation MALHSSRMTQDQNFSIQFDGGMKTIGSTVHKKKGGFGTRKVLNDISNSGKPSALQASRKHNVNNVIPIGEDFGVAKKAQASVGGKGKVSGRKALGDLTNGVKPFAQQQQQQKSVKKKIQGKQLITVAEDEDFSFSIAEEGFLHNHDECIKSRNKALDLDEFLKAVGLDSRDTCVQPPLTYNPKDENLYDLFEIEEITEPITEYRPRGGLSSPNFGSPNSPRMSYMNMDYDDFSSFILAETPLRLK, from the exons ATGGCGTTGCACTCTAGCCGTATGACTCAAGACCAGAACTTTAGTATTCAATTTGATGGTG GAATGAAGACCATTGGGTCTACTGTTCATAAGAAGAAAGGAGGTTTTGGAACAAGGAAAGTGCTTAACGATATATCAAACTCAGGGAAGCCATCTGCACTGCAGGCGTCAAGAAAACACAATGTCAATAATGTGATTCCGATTGGGGAAGATTTTGGTGTAGCGAAGAAGGCTCAGGCTTCTGTTGGGGGAAAAGGCAAAGTTAGTGGAAGAAAAGCGCTTGGTGATCTTACAAACGGGGTGAAACCATTTgctcagcagcagcagcagcagaagaGTGTTAAGAAGAAGATTCAAGGAAAGCAGTTGATAACTGTTGCTGAAGATGAGGACTTCTCCTTCTCCATTGCAGAAGAAGGCTTTTTGCACAATCATGATGAATGTATCAAGTCACGGAATAAAGCTCTGGACTTGGATGAGTTCTTGAAAGCTGTTGGGCTAGATAGTAGAG ATACTTGTGTTCAGCCTCCATTGACATACAATCCAAAG GATGAAAATCTCTACGACCTCTTTGAGATTGAGGAGATAACTGAGCCGATAACAGAATATCGACCTCGTGGTGGGCTAAGTTCCCCAAACTTTGGTAGCCCAAATTCCCCAAGAATGTCCTATATGAACATGGACTATGATGACTTTTCAAGCTTTATCTTGGCCGAGACACCATTAAGGTTAAAGTAG